From Pseudomonas sp. stari2:
CGTTTCGATGCCAGTGCGCTGTTGCGTTGCCTCGGTTTGTCTCGCCGGGAAGCCATGGTGCTGTTCAGCCTGCAACTGGCAGTGCTTGGCCTGTTCGCCAGCCTCAGCGGCGCCCTGCTCGGCTGGCTTGCTCAGTTGGGATTGTTTGCGCTGCTGCATGATCTGCTGCCGGCCGATGTACCGCCGGGTGGCTTGCTGCCCGCATTGGCCGGGATCGGCACCGGGCTGGTGGCGCTGGCCGGTTTCGCCCTGCCGCCACTGGCCGCATTGGGTCGCGTACCGCCACTGCGGGTATTGCGTCGGGACATGCTGCCGATTCCGTCGAGCACCTGGATGGTCTACGGCGCGGCACTCGGTGCGCTCGGGCTGATCATGTGGCGTCTGAGCCTGGATCTGCTGTTGACCTTTGCCCTGCTCGGCGGTGGTGTGGTCGCCGCGCTCGTGCTGGGTGGGTTGCTGTTGTTGCTGCTCAACAGTCTGCGTCGCCTATTGGCTCGTGCTTCGTTGCCATGGCGTCTCGGCCTCGGTCAGTTGCTGCGTCATCCGTTGGCAGCGGCCGGACAGTCGCTGGCATTCGGTCTGATCTTGCTGTCCATGGCTTTGATTGCGCTGCTGCGCGGCGAATTGCTCGACACCTGGCAAAACCAGCTGCCGAAAAACGCCCCCAACTATTTCGCCCTGAACATCCTGCCTGCGGACAAACAGGCCTTCACCGATCACCTCATCAACGTCTCGGCCCAGGCTGCGCCGTTGTATCCGGTGGTGCCGGGACGACTGATCAGCATCAACGGCGAAGCGGTGCAGCAAATCGTCAGCAAGGATTCCGCCGGTGACCGGGCGATCCAGCGCGACCTGAGCCTGACCTGGGCCACCGACCTGCCAGCAGGCAACAAGCTCACCGCCGGTGAGTGGTGGAAAGATCAGCCACAGGACGATGTGCCCGGTGTGTCAGTGGAAGGCAAGGTCGCTGAAAGCCTCAAGCTCAAGCTCGGCGATCATCTGGTGTTCACCGTTGGCGGAGTGAATCGCGAAGCGAAGGTCACCAGCCTGCGGGAGATCAACTGGGACAACTTCCAGCCGAACTTCTTCATGATCTTCCAGCCTGGCACCTTGAAGGATCTGCCAGCGACCTACCTCACCAGCTTCTATCTGGCCCCCGGCCACGATCAGCAGATTGTCGAGCTGTCGCGGGCGTTTCCGGCGGTGACCATCCTGCAGGTCGAAGCCTTGCTCGAACAGCTGCGCAGCATCCTCGCTCAGGTCACCCTGGCGGTGGAGTACGTGTTGTTGTTTGTGTTGGCGGCCGGTATGGCGGTGCTGTTTTCCGGGTTGCAGGCAACTCTGGATGAACGCATTCGCCAGGGCGCGCTATTACGTGCGCTGGGGGCGGAACGGCAGTTGCTGGTCAAGGCACGGCGGATCGAGTTCGGCCTGCTTGGTGCGGTCAGCGGGTTGCTGGCGGCCATCGGTTCGGAAGTGGTGAGTCTGGTGTTGTATCGCTTCGCATTCGACCTGCCCTGGCATCCGCATCCATGGTTGCTGGTCCTGCCGTTGATCGGCGCGGCCCTGATCGGTGGCGCCGGCGTGTTCGGCACCCGTCGGGCACTGAATGCGAGCCCGCTGACAGTGCTGCGCGAGGGTTGATAGACTCCAGCCCTCAATATCACA
This genomic window contains:
- a CDS encoding ABC transporter permease, which codes for MARLPLLRLFSLALRQLMRDARAGELRVLFFALLVAVAASTAIGYFGARLNGAMTLRATEFLGADLVLEGSSPARTEQIKSGTELRLDHAQIVEFSSVIATDNGIQLSSIKAVDRAYPLRGELKSAPAPFAAEESGGEPQPGEAWVESRLLTALDLKIGDSIDVGMKTLKLTRVLTYEPDRAGNFYSLTPRVLINLEDLAATGVVQPGSRVSYRELWRGEPNALETYRQLIKPGLAANQRIQDARDGNRQIGGALGKAERYLNMASLVAVLLAGVAVALSANRFASRRFDASALLRCLGLSRREAMVLFSLQLAVLGLFASLSGALLGWLAQLGLFALLHDLLPADVPPGGLLPALAGIGTGLVALAGFALPPLAALGRVPPLRVLRRDMLPIPSSTWMVYGAALGALGLIMWRLSLDLLLTFALLGGGVVAALVLGGLLLLLLNSLRRLLARASLPWRLGLGQLLRHPLAAAGQSLAFGLILLSMALIALLRGELLDTWQNQLPKNAPNYFALNILPADKQAFTDHLINVSAQAAPLYPVVPGRLISINGEAVQQIVSKDSAGDRAIQRDLSLTWATDLPAGNKLTAGEWWKDQPQDDVPGVSVEGKVAESLKLKLGDHLVFTVGGVNREAKVTSLREINWDNFQPNFFMIFQPGTLKDLPATYLTSFYLAPGHDQQIVELSRAFPAVTILQVEALLEQLRSILAQVTLAVEYVLLFVLAAGMAVLFSGLQATLDERIRQGALLRALGAERQLLVKARRIEFGLLGAVSGLLAAIGSEVVSLVLYRFAFDLPWHPHPWLLVLPLIGAALIGGAGVFGTRRALNASPLTVLREG